Proteins co-encoded in one Hymenobacter swuensis DY53 genomic window:
- a CDS encoding DUF421 domain-containing protein translates to MEAFFNQLLGMQATAETITVAQTCARAVLVFLVALVLLRLSGRRTFGGNSALDMVVKFMFGALLSRVIIADAPMGITFTAAAALVFVHRALAYALYFSPTLRRLVKGSDSVLAEGSTIHQHELRRASVSEPELHAGIRAAANTDDLSTLETVRLEHDGVITVVKKAE, encoded by the coding sequence ATGGAAGCTTTTTTTAATCAACTGCTGGGCATGCAGGCTACGGCCGAAACCATCACGGTGGCCCAGACCTGCGCGCGGGCCGTGCTGGTTTTTCTGGTGGCCTTAGTGCTGCTGCGGCTCTCAGGCCGGCGCACGTTTGGCGGCAACAGCGCCCTGGATATGGTGGTGAAGTTTATGTTCGGAGCTTTGCTGAGCCGCGTCATCATTGCCGATGCCCCGATGGGCATCACCTTCACGGCTGCCGCCGCGCTGGTGTTCGTGCACCGGGCGCTGGCCTACGCACTCTACTTCTCGCCCACCCTGCGCCGGCTGGTCAAAGGCTCCGATTCCGTACTGGCCGAGGGTTCTACCATTCATCAGCACGAGCTGCGCCGAGCCAGCGTGAGCGAACCGGAGCTGCACGCCGGCATCCGGGCCGCCGCCAACACCGACGATTTGAGCACCCTGGAGACAGTACGCCTGGAGCACGACGGCGTTATCACGGTAGTGAAGAAAGCGGAGTAA